One Oryza sativa Japonica Group chromosome 8, ASM3414082v1 DNA window includes the following coding sequences:
- the LOC4345853 gene encoding U-box domain-containing protein 15, which translates to MPPPTMMLPPSPGDSDPSGSRDMDDEDLVEDLLVTVNSARAFVEFRRTQRKECANLLRWLELVLPLLEELRDSAPPLTEDAYHRLALLGRAFSAARRLLRSCHDGSKIYLALESEAVQGRFRAVYEKMNSALDGMPYSELAISDEVKEQVELMNAQLTRCKKRADTQDIELSMDLMVILDNKEGERNADRAILERLAKKLELQTLADLRAETMAIKKLISERNGQSGDSTKQIIELLNKFKEVAGVDEKNVLGEVSVTKSLDKCPSLMIPNDFLCPITLAIMRDPVIVATGQTYERRSIQKWLDSGERTCPKTRQRLSHMSLAPNYALKNLILEWCDKNKVELQKREPEPVAEQDDEHQRGAEDIPSLVEGMSSIHLDVQRKAVKRIRMLSKECPENRTLIADSGGIPALIGLLACPDKKVQENTVTSLLNLSIDESNKRHITKGGALPLIIEILRNGSAEAQENSAATLFSLSMIDENKLTIGRLGGIAPLVELLQNGSIRGKKDAATAIFNLVLNQQNKVRATQAGIVPALLKIIDDKALNMVDEALSIFLLLSSNAACCGEIGTTPFIEKLVRLIKDGTPKNKECALSVLLELGSKNKPLLVHALRFGLHEDLSKIAKNGTSRAQRKATSLIQLARKCY; encoded by the exons ATGCCGCCACCGACGATgatgctgccgccgtcgccgggcgACTCCGACCCGTCGGGGTCTCGCGACATGGACGACGAGGACCTCGTCGAGGATCTCCTCGTCACCGTCAACTCGGCGCGGGCCTTCGTCGAGTTCCGCCGCACGCAGCGCAAGGAGTGCGCCAACCTCCTCCGCTGGCTGGAGCTCGTCCTCCCGCTCCTCGAGGAGCTCCGCgactcggcgccgccgctcaccgAGGACGCCTACCACCGCCTCGCCCTGCTCGGACGCGCCttctccgccgcgcgccgcctcctccggtcGTGCCACGACGGCAGCAAGATCTACCTG GCGCTGGAGAGCGAGGCGGTGCAGGGGAGATTCCGCGCCGTGTACGAGAAGATGAACTCCGCTCTCGACGGGATGCCCTACTCGGAGCTCGCCATCTCCGATGAAGTCAAGGAGCAG GTGGAGCTGATGAACGCTCAGCTGACGCGATGTAAGAAGCGGGCGGACACGCAGGACATCGAGCTGTCCATGGATCTGATGGTGATCCTCGACAACAAGGAGGGGGAGAGGAACGCGGACAGGGCGATCCTGGAGAGGCTGGCCAAGAAGCTGGAGCTGCAGACGCTGGCGGACCTGAGGGCGGAGACGATGGCCATCAAGAAGCTCATCAGCGAGAGGAACGGGCAGAGCGGCGATAGCACCAAGCAGATCATCGAGCTCCTCAACAAGTTCaaggaggtcgccggcgtcgacgagaAGAACGTCCTCGGCGAGGTCTCCGTGACGAAATCCCTCGACAAGTGCCCCTCGTTGATGATCCCCAACGACTTCCTCTGCCCGATCACGCTCGCCATCATGAGGGATCCTGTCATCGTTGCCACTGGACAG ACGTACGAGAGGAGGAGCATCCAGAAATGGCTGGACAGCGGGGAGAGGACGTGCCCGAAGACGCGGCAGCGGCTGTCGCACATGTCGCTGGCGCCCAACTACGCGCTCAAGAACCTGATCCTGGAATGGTGCGACAAGAACAAGGTGGAGCTGCAGAAGAGGGAGCCGGAGCCCGTGGCGGAGCAGGACGACGAGCATCAGCGCGGCGCCGAGGACATCCCGTCGCTGGTGGAAGGCATGTCGTCGATCCACCTCGACGTGCAGCGGAAGGCTGTGAAGAGGATCCGGATGCTGTCCAAGGAGTGCCCGGAGAACAGGACGCTCATCGCCGACAGCGGCGGCATCCCGGCGCTCATCGGGCTCCTCGCCTGCCCGGACAAGAAGGTGCAGGAGAACACGGTCACGTCGCTGCTGAACCTGTCCATCGACGAGAGCAACAAGCGCCACATCACCAAGGGGGGAGCACTCCCGCTCATCATCGAGATCCTCCGCAACGGCAGCGCGGAGGCGCAGGAGAACTCCGCCGCGACGCTGTTCAGCCTGTCCATGATCGACGAGAACAAGCTCACCATCGGGAGGCTGGGCGGCATCGCGCCGCTCGTCGAGCTCCTCCAGAACGGCAGCATCAGGGGGAAGAAGGACGCCGCCACGGCCATCTTCAACCTGGTGCTCAACCAGCAGAACAAGGTGAGGGCCACCCAGGCCGGCATCGTGCCGGCGCTTCTCAAGATCATCGACGACAAGGCGCTCAACATGGTGGACGAGGCGCTGTCCATCTTCCTCCTGCTCTCCTCCAACGCCGCCTGCTGCGGCGAGATCGGGACGACGCCGTTCATCGAGAAGCTCGTGCGTCTCATCAAGGACGGCACGCCCAAGAACAAGGAGTGCGCGCTGTCCGTGCTGCTGGAGCTGGGGTCCAAGAACAAGCCGCTGCTGGTGCACGCGCTCAGGTTCGGACTCCATGAGGATCTCTCCAAGATCGCCAAGAACGGCACCAGTAGAGCGCAGAGGAAGGCGACCTCTCTCATTCAGCTGGCGCGCAAGTGCTACTGA